In Chryseobacterium turcicum, a single window of DNA contains:
- a CDS encoding DUF6923 family protein, protein MILKQFFNKLLYFIILLFSISIYSQALLDSDGDGVANIYDLDDDNDGILDIEECPGDLITNGTFTTDLSGWTAGPGWVYGGGMAANNTNNLTTGSMLSQSLSNLNHVPNGFVSLNIKLGARDNSDGGGSVATLQVILNGVVYATFTNGILRNTSNVTMVLSNGALSNFTTFGTTGVNGYTQSIPFSIHIPYTGPNSAVLSFNMISGDDDWGLDDLSIHAGICDDDNDGIPNYLDLDSDGDGCPDVIEGGANFTSGASYITGNRLNTNVNASGVPDLPASTTGYTQAAGQTIGQSQNVTKNDCLDTDGDTIPDWLDIDDDNDGILDINEAACATLSATEVFASLSTAIVSQTVSATTLTSTVNANAPFNASTNYTFNFGTGNAKTLNGINFTSGKTLSQVSGVSSEVFFRRNTTATPANEIIWLESAGTTLPSAQSVLLSMPSSMANLFTKGYYNTGSDNTFNNLSSEINYSNIERIDVVFKNGFKVLNADNDYIVLSERGANDNILLAAITSLNSAGVPNGFGAVQTVSSSTMFNSGATNETIFRKEPSDANFRPHQTLNQNIGLGIIKLSALGVVSGQEIFGYAILPADYNSSNIVDWTTYPTATSSTTGGGADIGIVYGLFSSCKYNVDTDGDGIPDSLDLDSDGDGCSDALEGGATIIAAQLATAGGTVTGGNTSVNQNLCATAACVSTTGTNIGLPQFTTLPIGYSNTTGQSIGYSKDAAVNACEDYDNDGIPDSIDLDDDNDGILDTVECGSYDRITSGVFPITGGNTNTLTDWIVGGTYAPSGAWVSPTGRINLNAKGLEFRRDFNTVTTVDQNLTNVLGKSTIYFNDLYWNKTPLTDATATSVFTVSYAGTIYATITTSGTTPTITTSNGATSNLSTLQTITTGVAPNGTASTPVTLGITFPSSVPTSGVLLFTFTAGTSVNQVNDLGFRSVSLLACKDTDADGIPDYLDLDSDGDGCPDAIEGGGGFTNANLQTATGNLASQIPNKNLGNTVGNAATTMGVPTIAGTGQSVGISQNNNVNKCTDSDGDGILDICDLDSDNDGILDVNEKSCALSGQTIRVGYIPNSRDTDTDSGYTFNGTYMSGSGALKLSNLANFGPTGTVNANIVLVNMGTAPITKAIITSLNLNVVFLGGIDNGVTSFLSTAEFDAIKDWSDDSPNNFVVATQFQTAPWGSTITSSTANPNLPTAYGSQTSIFNGPFGNITSFNQGGGFQGYFNTINSLCTVSPLAVNGNTQPVMYIDGIYNDLMIADVDILTTIGGVTAGNAVTSNNDRLFMNIWAFVAQQSACSIKDTDADGIPDYLDLDSDGDGCPDAIEGGGGFTNANLQTATGNLASQIPNKNLGNTVGNTATTMGVPTIAGTGQSIGNSNNSSIQNAQCANAFGCTPTMYLSQSNTLYTVNNSTNPFTYPAVGSAAVTYNAIGVNPLNGLLYGMEVASNNLLVVNTNGSSINLGPVTGLPNGVTYNAGEIDNLGNYYVKASANNNQLYKINLTTKTATVITLSKSINVADLGFNTTNSLLYTVNSPDGQLVSINPTTGNVVEIGSAPGAISFGALFGSSTGEMYGSDNAGGFYQFNLVTGQKILISSSPASNANDGAHCVTSPITFNADLAITKTDGSLTYTPGNTVQYTIVVTNNGPFGVLNASVTDPLPAGILSANVSYTAVASAGSTTNVVGTQTGAINDVVGLPNGGTVTYTVNINVPSSFTGNLVNTATVTAPVNITDPNLANNTATDTNTLGVCYENPGLVAGQTYPVKHGITTLLRAGSNNGNWPMSKNSAYTALESKNKGFVITRNSSPETTIAIPVVGMMVFDTDENSGKGCLKIYTGSAVGEGWKCFITPACP, encoded by the coding sequence ATGATTTTAAAACAATTTTTTAATAAACTATTATATTTTATTATCCTTCTTTTTTCTATCAGTATATATAGCCAAGCTCTTCTAGACTCTGATGGTGATGGCGTTGCTAATATTTATGATTTAGATGATGATAATGATGGGATTTTAGATATAGAAGAATGCCCGGGAGACCTTATTACAAACGGTACTTTCACTACAGATTTATCTGGCTGGACTGCGGGACCAGGTTGGGTATATGGGGGAGGAATGGCAGCTAATAATACCAATAATTTAACAACCGGTAGTATGTTATCTCAATCTCTTTCTAATTTAAACCATGTTCCTAATGGCTTTGTTTCTCTTAATATAAAATTGGGAGCTAGGGATAATAGTGATGGAGGAGGTAGTGTTGCGACGTTGCAGGTAATTTTAAATGGTGTGGTCTATGCTACCTTTACAAATGGTATTTTGAGAAATACCTCAAACGTAACAATGGTTTTGTCAAACGGCGCTTTAAGTAATTTCACAACTTTTGGAACCACTGGGGTAAATGGTTACACACAGTCCATTCCTTTTTCTATACATATTCCTTATACAGGACCTAATAGTGCAGTTCTTTCTTTTAATATGATTTCTGGAGACGATGATTGGGGTTTAGATGATCTTTCCATTCATGCTGGTATTTGCGATGATGACAATGATGGGATTCCAAATTATTTAGACTTAGATTCTGATGGTGATGGATGCCCGGATGTGATAGAAGGAGGTGCCAATTTTACCAGCGGGGCAAGCTATATCACGGGAAATAGGCTGAATACCAACGTTAATGCATCGGGTGTGCCGGATCTTCCTGCGTCTACCACGGGTTATACACAAGCAGCTGGGCAAACAATAGGACAGTCTCAGAATGTTACTAAAAACGATTGTTTAGATACTGATGGAGATACTATTCCTGATTGGCTAGATATTGACGACGATAATGATGGTATTTTAGATATTAATGAAGCAGCATGCGCTACGTTATCTGCTACTGAAGTATTTGCTTCACTATCTACTGCAATAGTTTCTCAAACAGTATCTGCGACAACTCTTACTTCCACAGTAAATGCAAACGCTCCTTTCAATGCAAGTACAAATTATACTTTCAATTTTGGAACAGGTAATGCAAAAACCTTGAATGGAATTAATTTTACATCTGGAAAAACTTTATCACAGGTTTCGGGAGTTTCGTCAGAAGTGTTTTTTAGAAGAAACACTACAGCTACACCTGCAAATGAAATTATTTGGTTGGAGTCTGCTGGTACCACTTTACCATCTGCTCAATCAGTTTTACTATCAATGCCAAGTAGTATGGCTAATCTATTTACCAAAGGATACTATAATACAGGCTCTGATAATACTTTTAATAATTTATCATCAGAAATAAATTATAGTAATATTGAAAGAATTGATGTCGTCTTTAAAAATGGCTTCAAAGTGCTAAATGCAGATAATGATTATATTGTACTTTCTGAAAGAGGAGCGAACGATAATATTTTATTAGCTGCAATAACAAGTTTAAATTCTGCGGGAGTACCTAATGGATTTGGTGCTGTTCAAACGGTATCCTCTTCCACAATGTTTAATAGCGGTGCTACAAATGAAACAATATTTAGGAAGGAACCTAGTGATGCTAATTTTAGACCTCATCAAACTCTTAATCAAAATATTGGTTTAGGAATAATCAAACTAAGTGCATTAGGGGTGGTATCCGGGCAAGAAATCTTTGGATATGCTATATTGCCTGCAGATTATAATTCCTCGAATATAGTTGATTGGACGACTTACCCAACAGCTACTTCAAGTACTACGGGAGGAGGAGCTGATATTGGTATCGTTTACGGTCTATTTAGTTCATGTAAATATAATGTGGATACCGATGGCGATGGTATTCCAGATAGCCTAGACTTAGATTCAGATGGTGATGGCTGTTCTGATGCATTAGAAGGTGGAGCTACTATTATTGCTGCACAATTGGCGACTGCTGGAGGGACGGTGACCGGAGGAAACACTTCTGTAAATCAAAATCTTTGCGCCACTGCAGCTTGTGTAAGTACAACGGGAACCAATATCGGTTTGCCTCAGTTTACCACATTACCAATAGGATATAGCAATACTACAGGGCAATCAATAGGATATTCTAAAGATGCTGCTGTGAATGCTTGTGAAGATTATGATAATGATGGTATTCCAGATTCTATAGATCTTGACGATGACAATGATGGGATTTTAGATACTGTTGAATGTGGTTCTTATGATAGGATTACAAGTGGTGTTTTTCCTATTACTGGAGGAAATACTAATACTCTGACAGATTGGATTGTTGGAGGTACATATGCACCTTCGGGAGCCTGGGTATCACCCACAGGAAGGATAAATTTAAATGCGAAAGGTTTAGAATTCAGAAGGGATTTCAATACGGTAACAACGGTAGATCAGAATTTAACGAATGTTCTTGGGAAGTCAACAATCTATTTTAATGATTTATATTGGAATAAAACTCCACTAACAGATGCAACAGCTACATCTGTGTTTACCGTTTCTTACGCTGGTACCATCTACGCAACAATAACAACATCAGGAACTACACCCACTATTACCACAAGTAATGGGGCTACCTCTAACTTGTCGACTCTACAAACCATTACTACTGGTGTTGCACCTAACGGAACAGCTTCTACTCCTGTTACTCTAGGTATCACGTTTCCGAGTTCAGTACCCACAAGTGGTGTTTTACTCTTTACTTTTACCGCAGGTACATCTGTAAACCAAGTTAATGATTTGGGTTTTAGATCAGTTTCATTATTAGCGTGTAAGGATACAGATGCTGATGGTATTCCTGATTATTTAGATTTAGACTCCGATGGTGATGGATGTCCGGATGCTATTGAAGGCGGTGGCGGTTTTACAAATGCCAATTTGCAAACAGCAACCGGTAATCTTGCCTCTCAGATTCCTAATAAAAACCTTGGAAACACGGTAGGGAATGCGGCTACTACAATGGGAGTTCCAACGATTGCGGGAACAGGGCAGTCTGTTGGTATTTCTCAAAATAATAACGTAAACAAGTGTACTGATAGTGATGGCGACGGTATTCTTGATATTTGTGATCTTGATAGTGATAATGATGGGATTTTAGATGTCAACGAAAAAAGTTGTGCATTATCCGGACAAACTATCAGAGTAGGATATATACCTAATTCTAGAGATACAGATACAGATAGCGGGTATACTTTTAATGGGACTTACATGAGCGGTTCTGGAGCATTGAAATTAAGCAATTTAGCTAATTTTGGACCAACCGGTACTGTAAATGCAAATATTGTACTGGTGAATATGGGTACAGCTCCTATTACAAAGGCAATTATCACGAGTTTAAATCTGAATGTTGTATTTCTTGGTGGTATTGATAACGGAGTAACTTCATTTTTATCAACAGCAGAGTTTGATGCAATTAAAGACTGGTCAGATGATTCTCCAAATAATTTTGTAGTGGCAACACAATTTCAAACAGCACCTTGGGGAAGCACTATAACTTCTTCAACGGCTAATCCAAACCTTCCAACAGCATATGGAAGTCAAACATCGATTTTCAATGGTCCATTTGGAAACATTACTTCATTCAATCAAGGAGGAGGTTTTCAAGGATATTTTAATACAATCAACTCTTTATGTACAGTAAGTCCTCTTGCGGTAAATGGAAATACTCAACCAGTGATGTATATTGATGGAATTTATAATGACTTAATGATTGCAGATGTTGATATCCTCACAACAATAGGGGGGGTTACAGCAGGAAATGCTGTTACGTCAAATAACGACAGGCTTTTTATGAATATATGGGCATTTGTAGCCCAGCAATCTGCTTGTAGTATTAAAGATACCGATGCTGATGGTATTCCTGATTATTTAGATTTAGACTCCGATGGTGACGGATGTCCGGATGCTATTGAAGGCGGTGGAGGTTTTACAAATGCTAATTTGCAAACAGCAACCGGTAATCTTGCCTCTCAGATTCCTAATAAAAACCTTGGAAATACAGTAGGTAATACAGCTACTACAATGGGAGTTCCAACGATTGCGGGAACAGGGCAGTCCATAGGTAATTCTAATAATTCATCTATACAAAATGCTCAATGTGCAAATGCTTTTGGATGTACTCCTACCATGTATCTTTCCCAAAGTAACACCCTTTATACTGTGAATAATTCCACCAATCCATTCACTTATCCTGCGGTAGGATCGGCAGCTGTTACTTACAATGCTATAGGAGTTAATCCTTTAAATGGTCTTTTGTATGGGATGGAAGTTGCTTCTAACAACCTTTTAGTAGTTAATACGAATGGCTCTTCAATAAATCTGGGACCTGTAACAGGTTTACCCAACGGGGTTACTTATAATGCGGGAGAAATAGATAATTTAGGTAATTACTATGTGAAAGCCAGTGCAAATAATAACCAGTTGTATAAAATTAACCTTACGACGAAGACTGCTACAGTTATTACCCTTTCAAAAAGTATTAACGTTGCAGATTTAGGTTTTAATACCACCAACAGTTTATTATATACGGTAAACTCTCCTGATGGACAACTTGTTTCTATTAACCCAACCACTGGAAATGTTGTAGAAATAGGTTCGGCACCTGGCGCTATTTCTTTTGGAGCCTTGTTTGGTTCTAGCACCGGCGAAATGTATGGTTCAGATAACGCAGGAGGATTTTATCAGTTCAATTTAGTAACAGGTCAAAAAATATTGATCTCTAGTTCACCTGCGAGTAATGCTAATGATGGGGCACACTGTGTCACATCACCTATTACTTTTAATGCTGATCTTGCTATTACTAAAACCGATGGTTCTCTTACTTATACTCCAGGAAATACCGTTCAATACACCATAGTGGTAACCAATAATGGTCCTTTCGGAGTATTGAACGCCTCTGTTACCGATCCTCTTCCAGCAGGTATTCTTTCAGCTAACGTGAGTTACACCGCTGTTGCTTCGGCAGGATCTACAACGAATGTAGTAGGAACCCAAACTGGCGCAATAAATGATGTGGTAGGGCTTCCGAATGGGGGTACTGTCACTTATACTGTTAACATTAATGTACCATCTTCTTTCACTGGCAACTTGGTAAATACTGCAACAGTTACTGCTCCGGTCAATATTACAGACCCCAATTTAGCAAATAACACAGCCACAGATACCAATACGCTGGGGGTTTGTTATGAAAATCCAGGACTAGTAGCTGGGCAGACTTATCCTGTAAAACATGGAATTACTACTTTATTACGAGCAGGCTCAAATAATGGTAATTGGCCCATGTCGAAAAACTCTGCCTACACAGCATTAGAAAGTAAAAATAAAGGTTTTGTAATTACTAGAAATAGTAGTCCGGAAACAACAATTGCAATTCCTGTAGTAGGAATGATGGTTTTTGATACAGATGAAAATTCAGGTAAAGGCTGTCTGAAGATCTACACAGGATCTGCTGTCGGTGAAGGTTGGAAATGTTTTATAACTCCAGCTTGTCCGTAA
- a CDS encoding pentapeptide repeat-containing protein — protein sequence MVDIIDWKYKVELGNKLAVIRKKNNMNQIQLADVLSVTISKISKWECGQSIPSLDIIFKIAEFYKVEPYYFLGNIGIEVYNDATKMPCRRGQKLSYIIKAWKSNGINPSISLDDYLLQNRNLPHHIIPKQKYFRENLCETDFSGADLSGSVFRNNNMNGVNFENANLTDSILYFNDLSRAKFKNTELVRTQIKSSKLHQLSFIDTCLTDVIISAKKLTAPIFINCIFKNVVLNAGDVNGVCFDGQSFTNVKFEGTILSNTTFRGATLKNVTFLSNFAIKKKYFKTIKTVCFKGAKMDEKTYMSLKSIAANLDEVIIID from the coding sequence ATGGTTGATATTATTGATTGGAAATATAAAGTAGAGCTCGGCAATAAGCTTGCGGTTATCCGCAAAAAGAATAATATGAACCAAATTCAGCTCGCTGATGTTTTGTCTGTTACAATTTCTAAAATTAGCAAGTGGGAGTGTGGGCAAAGCATCCCTTCCTTAGATATTATTTTTAAAATAGCCGAATTTTACAAGGTTGAGCCCTACTACTTCTTAGGAAATATTGGTATAGAGGTATATAATGACGCAACCAAAATGCCGTGTAGAAGGGGACAAAAGCTAAGTTATATAATCAAAGCCTGGAAATCAAATGGTATTAATCCATCGATTAGCTTAGACGACTATTTACTTCAGAATCGTAATCTGCCACATCATATTATCCCAAAGCAAAAATATTTTAGAGAAAATCTTTGTGAGACTGACTTCTCGGGAGCTGATTTAAGTGGAAGTGTTTTTAGAAACAATAATATGAATGGTGTAAATTTTGAAAACGCCAATCTTACTGATTCGATATTATATTTTAATGACCTTAGTAGGGCGAAATTTAAAAATACAGAGCTTGTACGAACCCAAATAAAAAGCTCGAAGCTGCATCAACTTTCTTTTATTGATACATGCCTGACCGACGTTATCATTTCAGCTAAAAAACTTACAGCGCCCATTTTTATCAATTGTATTTTTAAGAATGTTGTACTTAACGCAGGTGATGTGAATGGGGTCTGTTTTGATGGGCAAAGTTTCACCAATGTTAAGTTTGAAGGAACCATATTGTCAAATACAACCTTTAGAGGAGCAACCTTAAAAAATGTTACATTTCTATCGAATTTTGCCATTAAAAAAAAATATTTTAAAACAATTAAAACAGTCTGCTTCAAGGGAGCAAAAATGGATGAAAAGACCTATATGTCTTTAAAAAGTATTGCCGCAAATCTTGATGAGGTAATAATTATTGATTGA
- a CDS encoding Ig-like domain-containing protein, giving the protein MKKVYNFKLFKKKNHRAIALGLIVFTTCQISVNAQANAYSFTQSLTAYDAVSGGTILGTATANTGAASLYNVSYSAAIPFSFNFNGENFNNLKVSSNGYISFGGTDDPTGSTPISGDMNWKGAVSAWGRSLNSMFNISNTTGDIRYETVGIAPNREFVIQWTNFKPSYSTSTTSVYAFSFQIRLRETSNTITTKYNSGSFLVGSTAVASTAQIGLRGASDIDYHNRLNLSTNSFTNSTLGTANTSTQYYSTTSTAASGMPPAGLTYTWAPPSCFAPVLTTGDSTANSITANWSAPLPSPSNYEIYYSTSNTAPTNATPSSPAIISGSTATINSLVPSTLYYVWVRSNCGVGTLSSWSTKPLMLVTKCQPPALLGTTGATVCPGNNAILNATVENGGTIKWYDTLTGGNLLATGNSYSTPSLTSTTNYWVSTSKSSVGNVGLPAPISTSGNTGVGIGLTIDAYKSLTINTVDIYPYTTTSANAGNGTVTVNLVNSAGTILHTNTFTVNVAYQATAATLNTLPLNYSIPAGTGYKLLISAKSPTVSGFIRESSTSAFSFPYILAEVCSLGTTTSGYYYYLYNLNITSNCESERTQVTATVDNACLSTAETKLAEKLFLYPNPFTNILNIDHSSLIKSLQILDHSGKLIKTINAPKSSLQLDDLPSGVYLIILDMNDGSKQSSKIIKK; this is encoded by the coding sequence ATGAAAAAAGTCTACAATTTTAAACTCTTTAAGAAAAAAAATCATCGTGCTATTGCATTAGGTCTTATAGTATTTACAACCTGCCAAATAAGTGTAAATGCTCAGGCAAATGCCTATTCGTTTACTCAATCATTAACGGCGTATGATGCAGTTAGTGGAGGTACGATTTTAGGAACAGCTACGGCCAATACTGGTGCTGCAAGTCTTTATAACGTATCTTACTCAGCCGCTATCCCCTTTTCGTTTAATTTTAATGGTGAAAATTTTAATAATTTAAAAGTTTCTTCAAACGGGTACATTAGTTTCGGAGGAACAGATGATCCTACAGGAAGTACCCCTATTAGTGGAGATATGAATTGGAAAGGAGCAGTCTCGGCCTGGGGAAGATCTCTAAACTCGATGTTTAACATCAGTAATACTACGGGAGATATTAGATATGAAACGGTAGGAATTGCTCCTAACAGAGAATTTGTGATTCAATGGACCAATTTTAAACCGAGCTATTCAACCAGCACAACCAGTGTTTACGCATTTTCTTTTCAAATACGCCTTCGTGAAACATCTAATACCATTACTACGAAATACAATTCAGGCTCATTTTTGGTTGGGAGTACTGCAGTAGCATCCACCGCTCAGATTGGATTGCGTGGAGCTTCAGATATAGACTATCATAATCGATTAAATTTATCTACCAATTCATTTACAAATTCTACACTCGGAACAGCAAACACCAGTACACAATATTACAGTACAACTTCTACTGCAGCTTCAGGAATGCCACCCGCTGGTTTAACGTATACTTGGGCACCGCCATCATGTTTTGCGCCCGTTCTTACAACCGGAGATTCAACAGCTAATTCAATAACAGCTAATTGGTCAGCACCTCTACCATCACCGAGTAATTATGAAATTTATTACAGCACAAGCAATACGGCGCCAACAAACGCAACACCTTCATCCCCAGCTATTATTTCGGGAAGTACAGCTACAATTAATTCATTAGTACCTTCTACATTGTATTATGTATGGGTTAGATCTAATTGCGGAGTGGGTACATTAAGCAGCTGGTCTACAAAGCCTCTGATGTTAGTAACTAAATGCCAACCACCTGCTTTATTAGGAACTACAGGGGCAACTGTTTGTCCTGGTAACAATGCCATCTTAAATGCAACTGTTGAGAATGGTGGTACTATTAAATGGTATGATACATTAACAGGAGGTAACCTATTGGCAACGGGAAATTCTTATTCAACTCCATCATTAACATCAACAACAAATTACTGGGTTTCTACATCAAAATCAAGTGTTGGTAATGTAGGACTGCCTGCTCCCATCTCAACCTCTGGTAATACCGGAGTAGGAATTGGGCTTACAATAGATGCATATAAAAGCCTTACAATCAACACCGTTGATATATATCCTTATACAACTACCTCAGCCAATGCCGGTAACGGAACAGTAACCGTTAACTTGGTTAATTCTGCTGGTACAATTTTGCATACGAATACCTTCACTGTAAATGTTGCTTATCAAGCTACAGCAGCAACATTAAATACGCTTCCCCTCAATTATAGCATTCCTGCAGGTACTGGATATAAACTCCTAATAAGTGCAAAGTCACCTACTGTTAGCGGTTTTATCAGAGAAAGCTCAACATCAGCATTTTCGTTTCCATATATTCTGGCGGAGGTTTGCAGCTTAGGAACCACAACGTCTGGATATTATTATTACTTGTACAATCTAAATATCACTAGTAACTGTGAATCTGAAAGAACTCAAGTTACTGCTACCGTAGACAATGCTTGCCTGAGTACAGCTGAAACAAAACTGGCTGAAAAGTTATTCTTATATCCCAATCCTTTCACAAACATTCTTAATATTGATCATTCTTCATTGATTAAATCATTACAGATTCTAGATCATTCAGGAAAATTGATTAAAACAATCAATGCTCCAAAATCCTCTTTACAATTAGATGACTTACCTTCGGGAGTTTATTTGATAATTTTAGATATGAACGATGGTTCCAAACAATCTTCAAAAATCATTAAAAAATAG